From one Thalassobaculum sp. OXR-137 genomic stretch:
- a CDS encoding NAD(P)/FAD-dependent oxidoreductase: MNAQNPLSADDHDVVIIGAGISGMYQLHKLRGLGLKVVVLEAGTGVGGTWYWNRYPGARFDSESYSYAYSFDQELLDEWDWSEHFAAQPETLRYLNHVADKLDLRRDIRFSARVASAHFDEADTVWTVTLESGEAYRSRFLVTAIGPLSSPTMPRIPGIEAFTGEYFHTGLWPKEPVSFEGKRVAVIGTGATGVQTIQEVAKTAKTLTVFQRRPNWCAPLHNAKITAEEQPALKARYPEIFQRCRETFACFLHTPDPRSALEVSDAEREAFWEQRYSEPGFGIWQGNFRDVMIDRTANRMLSDFVAKKIRERVKDPAVAELLIPKDHGFGTRRVPLETKYYEVYNQPNVRLVDALSTPIERITSTGLETAEEAFEFDMIIYATGFDAITGSFDRIDFRGEGGRALKEQWAGGPKTFLGVMVENFPNMFMLVGPHTALGNIPRSIEYNVEWITGLMAHMRDNGIGYAATTGQAVADWTETVRKAGEGLLSNEVDSWMTGVNRNAGKTERILARYSGSAVAYRERCDAVARGGYSELRLA, encoded by the coding sequence ATGAACGCTCAGAACCCCCTCTCCGCCGACGACCATGACGTCGTCATCATCGGTGCCGGTATCTCCGGCATGTACCAGCTCCACAAGCTGCGCGGTCTCGGCCTGAAGGTCGTCGTGCTGGAGGCGGGAACCGGTGTCGGCGGCACCTGGTACTGGAACCGCTATCCCGGTGCGCGCTTCGACAGCGAGAGCTACTCCTACGCCTATTCCTTCGACCAGGAGTTGCTGGACGAATGGGACTGGTCGGAGCATTTCGCCGCCCAGCCGGAGACCCTGCGCTACCTGAACCACGTGGCCGACAAGCTCGACCTGCGCCGCGACATCCGCTTCTCCGCCCGGGTGGCGTCCGCCCATTTCGACGAGGCGGACACGGTCTGGACGGTGACGCTGGAGAGCGGCGAGGCCTACCGGTCGCGTTTCCTGGTCACGGCCATCGGCCCGCTCTCCTCGCCGACCATGCCGCGCATCCCGGGCATCGAGGCGTTCACCGGCGAATACTTCCACACCGGTCTGTGGCCGAAGGAGCCGGTGAGCTTCGAGGGCAAGCGGGTCGCCGTCATCGGGACCGGTGCCACCGGCGTGCAGACCATCCAGGAAGTGGCGAAGACCGCCAAGACCCTCACTGTGTTCCAGCGCCGGCCGAACTGGTGCGCGCCGCTGCACAACGCCAAGATCACCGCCGAAGAACAGCCGGCGCTGAAGGCGCGCTATCCGGAGATCTTCCAGCGCTGCCGCGAGACCTTCGCCTGCTTCCTGCACACGCCCGATCCGCGCAGCGCCCTGGAGGTGTCCGATGCGGAACGCGAGGCGTTCTGGGAGCAGCGCTACAGCGAGCCGGGCTTCGGCATCTGGCAGGGCAATTTTCGCGACGTGATGATCGACCGGACGGCCAACAGGATGCTGTCCGACTTCGTGGCGAAGAAGATCCGCGAGCGGGTGAAGGACCCGGCGGTGGCCGAGCTGCTGATCCCCAAGGACCACGGCTTCGGTACCCGGCGCGTGCCGCTGGAGACCAAGTATTACGAGGTCTACAACCAGCCCAACGTGCGCCTGGTCGACGCGCTCTCCACCCCGATCGAACGGATCACCTCCACCGGTCTGGAGACGGCCGAGGAGGCGTTCGAGTTCGACATGATCATCTACGCCACCGGCTTCGACGCGATCACCGGCAGCTTCGACCGCATCGACTTCCGCGGCGAGGGCGGCCGGGCCCTGAAGGAGCAATGGGCCGGCGGGCCGAAGACCTTCCTCGGCGTGATGGTCGAGAACTTCCCCAACATGTTCATGCTGGTCGGCCCGCATACCGCGCTGGGCAACATCCCGCGCAGCATCGAATACAATGTTGAATGGATCACCGGCCTGATGGCGCATATGCGCGACAACGGCATCGGCTATGCCGCCACCACGGGACAGGCGGTGGCCGACTGGACCGAGACCGTGCGCAAGGCGGGCGAGGGGCTGCTGTCCAACGAGGTCGACAGCTGGATGACCGGCGTGAACCGCAACGCCGGCAAGACCGAACGCATCCTGGCCCGCTACAGCGGCAGCGCCGTCGCCTATCGCGAGCGGTGCGATGCGGTCGCCAGGGGCGGATACAGCGAATTGCGCCTCGCCTGA
- the cysE gene encoding serine O-acetyltransferase, translating into MSASPRPGSPDLDPIWSSLRADAEKTARDEPALASFLHATVLAHDTLEHALAFHLSQKLGSEAISALSLRQTVDEAVHGDKTVGAAVRADLSAVFERDPACNSYLEPFLYFKGFQAIQSYRVAHWLWGHGRQALAFYLQSRISEVYGVDIHPAAQIGRGIMIDHATSVVVGETAVIEDEVSMLHNVTLGGTGKETGDRHPKIRRGALLGASATVLGNIEVGECSRVGAGSVVLSDVPPHCTVAGVPAKPVRGSNCDQPALSMDHRFVK; encoded by the coding sequence ATGTCCGCGTCGCCGCGTCCGGGTTCGCCGGACCTCGATCCGATCTGGTCCTCCCTGCGGGCGGATGCGGAGAAGACCGCCCGCGACGAACCCGCCCTGGCGAGTTTCCTGCACGCCACGGTTCTGGCCCACGACACGCTGGAACACGCGCTGGCGTTTCACCTGTCGCAGAAGCTTGGCTCCGAGGCGATCTCCGCGCTGTCGCTGCGCCAGACCGTCGACGAAGCCGTGCACGGGGACAAGACGGTGGGTGCCGCGGTGCGCGCCGACCTGTCCGCGGTGTTCGAGCGCGACCCGGCGTGCAATTCCTATCTGGAACCGTTCCTCTATTTCAAAGGCTTCCAGGCGATCCAGTCGTATCGTGTGGCCCACTGGCTGTGGGGCCACGGCCGGCAGGCGCTGGCCTTCTACCTGCAGTCCCGGATCTCCGAGGTCTATGGCGTCGACATCCACCCGGCGGCCCAGATCGGCCGCGGGATCATGATCGACCACGCGACCTCGGTGGTGGTAGGCGAGACCGCGGTGATCGAGGACGAGGTGTCGATGCTGCACAACGTCACCCTCGGCGGCACCGGTAAGGAGACCGGCGACCGGCATCCGAAGATCCGCCGCGGCGCCCTGCTCGGTGCGTCGGCGACGGTGCTCGGCAATATCGAGGTGGGCGAGTGCTCCCGCGTCGGGGCCGGCAGCGTGGTGCTGAGCGACGTGCCGCCCCATTGCACGGTCGCCGGCGTCCCGGCAAAGCCGGTGCGCGGCAGCAATTGCGATCAGCCGGCCCTGTCCATGGACCACCGTTTCGTGAAGTAA
- a CDS encoding MarR family transcriptional regulator: MATIFAAMERTDLHRNFGFLVHDVARLMRVAFDRRGKELGLTRSQWWVLTALYAKEGMAQSELAAFMELEKATLGRLLDRLEDKGWIERRPDPVDRRIKRVVLTETVQGLMRELRGIAADIRSDAMKGLSREEHEAFIDTLLKIKANLYAFDELAGPAAQAEAADD, encoded by the coding sequence ATGGCAACTATATTTGCCGCCATGGAACGTACCGACCTGCACCGGAACTTCGGATTCCTCGTCCACGATGTGGCCCGGCTCATGCGCGTGGCCTTCGATCGCCGCGGCAAGGAACTCGGGCTGACCCGGTCCCAGTGGTGGGTGCTGACGGCGCTGTACGCCAAGGAAGGCATGGCCCAGTCCGAACTGGCCGCCTTCATGGAGCTGGAGAAGGCCACGCTCGGCCGGCTGCTCGACCGGCTGGAGGACAAGGGCTGGATCGAACGCCGTCCCGACCCGGTCGACCGCCGCATCAAGCGCGTGGTCCTGACCGAGACGGTGCAGGGGCTGATGCGCGAGCTACGCGGCATCGCCGCCGATATCCGAAGCGACGCGATGAAGGGCCTGTCCCGTGAGGAGCACGAGGCCTTCATCGACACGCTTCTGAAGATCAAGGCCAATCTCTACGCCTTCGATGAACTCGCGGGCCCCGCGGCCCAGGCCGAGGCAGCCGATGACTGA
- a CDS encoding HlyD family secretion protein: MTDQTNKEGGNQGVVPAEEGRIAPHSERPKRRRGRWVKRLVLLVVIPVLALLGASYIYAVTGRFVTTENAYVKAHIIAISTDIDGRVSEVYVRNDQRVKAGDLLFRLDPDPHWLELKSAEARMLTVRQDVEATRAEFHQVQAEIAEARETVNYFAREADRQRKLNKRGVTTAARLDEAEFEVASARQRVRALQEKVRTVLAELGGDPERAVELHPKYIEAQTDREIAELRLSYTEVHAPADGIVTQVHLEPGEWLEEGDPAFGLIEADDTWIVANLKETQLTHVRVGQVVEVGIDAYPDLTWKARITSIAPATGAEFAVLPPQNASGNWVKVVQRIPVRVDIEPVDGRPTLRAGMTASISIDTERERELLTTVRESLAALRAPNGETAQ, encoded by the coding sequence ATGACTGACCAGACGAATAAGGAAGGCGGCAACCAGGGTGTGGTTCCGGCCGAAGAGGGCCGTATCGCCCCCCACAGCGAGCGGCCGAAGCGTCGGCGCGGACGCTGGGTGAAGCGGCTGGTCCTGCTGGTGGTCATCCCGGTTCTGGCGCTGCTCGGCGCCTCCTACATCTACGCCGTCACCGGCCGCTTCGTGACCACCGAGAACGCCTATGTTAAGGCGCATATCATCGCCATCTCCACCGATATCGACGGCCGGGTGAGCGAGGTCTATGTCCGCAACGACCAGCGGGTGAAGGCCGGCGACCTGCTGTTCCGGCTCGACCCGGACCCGCACTGGCTGGAGCTGAAATCGGCCGAGGCGCGGATGCTCACCGTGCGCCAGGACGTGGAGGCCACCCGGGCCGAATTCCATCAGGTGCAGGCGGAGATCGCCGAGGCGCGCGAGACGGTGAACTACTTCGCCCGCGAGGCCGACCGGCAGCGCAAGCTGAACAAGCGCGGCGTCACCACCGCGGCCCGACTAGACGAAGCGGAGTTCGAGGTCGCCTCGGCCCGCCAGCGGGTGCGCGCCCTGCAGGAAAAGGTGCGGACCGTCCTGGCCGAACTCGGCGGCGACCCGGAACGGGCCGTCGAACTGCATCCCAAGTATATCGAGGCGCAGACCGACCGGGAGATCGCCGAGCTGCGTCTCAGCTATACCGAAGTGCACGCGCCGGCCGACGGCATCGTCACCCAGGTCCATCTGGAGCCCGGGGAATGGCTGGAGGAGGGCGATCCCGCCTTCGGGCTGATCGAGGCCGACGACACCTGGATCGTGGCGAACCTGAAGGAAACCCAGCTCACCCACGTCCGGGTGGGACAGGTGGTGGAAGTCGGGATCGACGCCTATCCGGACCTGACCTGGAAAGCGCGGATCACGTCGATCGCACCGGCCACCGGGGCCGAGTTCGCCGTGCTGCCGCCGCAGAACGCCTCGGGCAACTGGGTGAAGGTGGTGCAGCGCATCCCGGTGCGCGTGGACATCGAGCCGGTGGACGGTCGCCCGACCCTGCGGGCCGGCATGACAGCGTCAATCTCCATCGACACCGAGCGCGAGCGCGAGCTGCTGACCACCGTACGCGAGTCGCTGGCCGCCCTGCGCGCGCCGAACGGCGAGACCGCCCAGTAA
- a CDS encoding alkaline phosphatase family protein → MPAQKVLVVVFDGLRPDHVTPNQAPNIHGFATGGVWMRNTGSAFPSETRVQVTTSMTGHPPAGHGIMANAFYDPALGFSSAMDTSDDERMRAADKIYGRLIAAHHLSEILWGAGRKFAAVTTGKVGNARLLAGRAAELNQPVLSIWGDAISTPAASFAKVVERFGPVPQQVFPNSAVADWAVTVLLEHTIPDHKPDACVLWLNEPDLSYHYRGLASGDGQTAIGAVDAGFGRILDWWKAEGREDGWNIIAMSDHGHVTVEGQLSVAEALTKEGLKVGKALGPDVDYALKSGYSAHIAVRDRDPALIKRLVETLQAQDWCGPIMTRRDAGDDGTLPISVVNWDSPRAADVAFTMRSWDKDSEGGLPGVILADNPDIPLGGGMHGGLNRRELNHCLFLGGDSFRKGVEIATPSGTVDVTPTILKTLGLPPHPLMAGRAIEEAFAVGDPAPEVVEQVHEAGRGGYAQTIVTAKVGGAKRPYLRWGMRTD, encoded by the coding sequence ATGCCTGCGCAGAAAGTCCTGGTCGTCGTCTTCGACGGCCTGCGTCCCGACCATGTCACGCCGAACCAGGCACCGAACATCCACGGTTTCGCCACCGGCGGGGTGTGGATGCGCAACACCGGCTCGGCCTTCCCGAGTGAGACCCGGGTGCAGGTGACCACGTCGATGACCGGGCATCCGCCGGCCGGCCACGGGATCATGGCCAATGCCTTCTACGATCCGGCGCTGGGCTTCTCCTCGGCGATGGACACGTCCGACGACGAGCGCATGCGCGCCGCCGACAAGATCTACGGACGGCTGATCGCCGCCCATCATCTGAGCGAGATCCTGTGGGGTGCGGGCCGCAAGTTCGCCGCAGTCACCACCGGCAAGGTCGGCAACGCCCGGCTGCTCGCGGGCCGTGCCGCCGAGCTGAACCAGCCGGTGCTGTCGATCTGGGGCGATGCGATCTCCACCCCGGCGGCCAGTTTCGCCAAGGTGGTCGAGCGGTTCGGCCCGGTCCCGCAGCAGGTCTTCCCCAACAGCGCGGTCGCCGACTGGGCGGTGACCGTGCTGCTGGAACACACCATCCCCGACCACAAGCCGGATGCCTGCGTGCTGTGGCTCAATGAGCCGGACCTGTCCTACCACTACCGCGGCCTCGCCAGCGGCGACGGCCAGACCGCCATCGGCGCCGTCGATGCCGGGTTCGGCCGCATCCTCGACTGGTGGAAGGCCGAGGGCCGCGAGGACGGCTGGAACATCATCGCCATGTCCGACCACGGCCACGTCACGGTGGAGGGCCAGCTCAGCGTCGCGGAGGCGCTGACGAAGGAAGGCCTGAAGGTCGGCAAGGCGCTCGGCCCGGACGTCGACTACGCGCTGAAGTCGGGCTACTCGGCCCATATCGCCGTGCGCGACCGCGACCCGGCGCTGATCAAACGGCTGGTGGAGACCCTGCAGGCCCAGGACTGGTGCGGCCCGATCATGACCCGGCGCGACGCCGGCGACGACGGGACCCTGCCGATCTCGGTTGTGAACTGGGACAGCCCGCGCGCCGCGGACGTGGCCTTCACCATGCGCTCCTGGGACAAGGACAGCGAGGGCGGCCTGCCCGGCGTGATCCTGGCCGACAATCCGGACATTCCGCTCGGCGGCGGCATGCATGGCGGGCTGAACCGGCGCGAGCTGAACCACTGCCTGTTCCTCGGTGGCGACAGCTTCCGCAAGGGCGTGGAGATCGCCACGCCGAGCGGCACCGTCGACGTCACGCCGACCATCCTGAAGACCCTGGGCCTGCCGCCGCATCCGCTGATGGCGGGCCGGGCCATCGAGGAGGCCTTCGCCGTCGGCGACCCGGCCCCCGAGGTGGTCGAGCAGGTGCACGAGGCCGGCCGCGGCGGCTACGCCCAGACCATCGTCACCGCCAAGGTCGGCGGCGCGAAGCGGCCGTATCTGCGCTGGGGGATGCGGACGGACTGA
- a CDS encoding ChaN family lipoprotein: MRGLLALLILVFAPSAGAEGAWQRGDGTAVSRAAVDAALRDADFVLLGETHDNPYHHAAQAALLRAMVEAGRRPAVVWEMVRRSRQPALDAWATGPAARDPDGFASAADWAAEGWPDFALYRPIVQVAIDAGLAMVAGGLDAEPTRAVAGAGLAALDRDRRTAWGLAEPVSAAAREAHLDSVFDGHCRLVPREHLGRMVDVQVARDASMAAALVGHAGGAVLIAGRGHARADIGVPVFLRRLAPEARIVTVGLSEGEAAGTFDYLHAFPAPERADPCVALRERFSGTK, from the coding sequence ATGCGCGGCCTGCTTGCCCTCCTGATCCTCGTCTTCGCCCCCAGCGCGGGGGCCGAAGGCGCGTGGCAGCGCGGCGACGGCACGGCGGTATCGCGGGCGGCGGTCGACGCGGCACTGCGGGATGCCGATTTCGTCCTGCTGGGCGAGACCCACGACAACCCGTACCACCACGCGGCCCAGGCCGCCCTCCTCCGCGCCATGGTCGAGGCCGGGCGTCGTCCGGCCGTCGTCTGGGAGATGGTCCGGCGCAGCCGCCAACCGGCGCTCGACGCCTGGGCCACCGGGCCGGCGGCTCGGGATCCCGACGGATTCGCCTCGGCCGCGGACTGGGCGGCGGAGGGCTGGCCGGACTTCGCCCTGTACCGGCCGATCGTCCAGGTGGCGATCGATGCCGGCCTCGCGATGGTCGCGGGCGGGCTGGATGCGGAGCCGACCCGCGCCGTGGCGGGGGCGGGCCTGGCGGCCCTCGACCGCGACCGCCGAACTGCCTGGGGCCTGGCCGAGCCGGTTTCGGCCGCCGCGCGCGAGGCCCACCTGGACTCGGTGTTCGACGGCCACTGCCGGCTGGTCCCGCGGGAGCACCTCGGCCGGATGGTCGATGTTCAGGTTGCCCGCGACGCGTCCATGGCCGCAGCCCTGGTCGGCCATGCGGGCGGGGCGGTGCTGATCGCAGGACGCGGCCATGCGCGCGCGGATATCGGCGTCCCTGTGTTCCTGCGCCGCCTCGCACCCGAAGCCAGGATCGTCACCGTCGGCCTGAGCGAGGGAGAGGCGGCGGGAACCTTCGATTATCTGCACGCCTTCCCCGCACCCGAACGGGCCGATCCCTGCGTCGCGCTGAGGGAACGGTTCTCCGGCACGAAATAA
- the rpmI gene encoding 50S ribosomal protein L35 has protein sequence MPKMKTKSSVKGRFRTTGSGKIKGNVAYKRHMLRRRSQKMKRQARGTFVLAEADQKIVKRFMPYG, from the coding sequence ATGCCCAAGATGAAGACGAAAAGCAGCGTCAAAGGCCGCTTTCGCACGACGGGGTCCGGTAAGATCAAGGGCAACGTCGCGTACAAGCGCCACATGCTGCGCCGCCGTTCCCAGAAGATGAAGCGTCAGGCCCGCGGGACCTTCGTATTGGCCGAGGCCGATCAGAAGATCGTCAAGCGGTTCATGCCCTACGGTTGA
- the rplT gene encoding 50S ribosomal protein L20 codes for MARVKRGTTAHARHKKVTDAAKGYYGRRKNVFRVAVQAVEKGQQYAYRDRRVRKRDFRALWIQRINAGVRQYGMTYSRFMNGLKLAGIELDRKVLSDLAIHEPAAFKNIVDQAEAALKA; via the coding sequence ATGGCACGAGTTAAGCGGGGCACGACTGCGCATGCCCGCCACAAGAAGGTCACGGACGCCGCCAAGGGCTACTATGGCCGTCGCAAGAATGTCTTCCGGGTCGCCGTCCAGGCGGTCGAGAAGGGCCAGCAGTACGCCTACCGGGATCGCCGGGTCCGCAAGCGCGACTTCCGCGCGCTCTGGATCCAGCGCATCAACGCCGGTGTGCGCCAGTATGGCATGACCTATTCGCGGTTCATGAACGGCCTGAAGCTCGCCGGCATCGAACTGGACCGTAAGGTCTTGTCCGACCTGGCGATCCATGAGCCCGCCGCGTTCAAGAACATCGTCGATCAGGCCGAGGCCGCGCTGAAGGCGTAA
- a CDS encoding heme-binding protein, whose product MGRATKISIGAVTALCVLAVALAGGWYWVTHSVEQPAYTVVEADGDIELRDYPAMVVAEAATAGDRQEGVRQGFRALAGYIFAKDRDGERIAMTAPVIQQPAQGKGAGDGGWRIRFVMPSQYALDELPRPAGEDVALDRWPPMRLAAIRFSGRAKDADFAEHEARLRDWLAGQGLEAEGAPLFAYYDDPWTPGFLRRNEVLLRFR is encoded by the coding sequence ATGGGCCGGGCAACGAAGATCTCAATCGGCGCGGTCACCGCGCTCTGCGTGCTGGCGGTGGCCTTGGCGGGAGGATGGTACTGGGTGACCCACAGCGTGGAACAACCGGCCTATACGGTGGTCGAGGCCGACGGCGATATCGAGTTGCGCGACTATCCGGCGATGGTGGTGGCGGAAGCGGCGACGGCCGGCGACCGGCAGGAGGGCGTACGCCAGGGCTTTCGGGCGCTGGCCGGCTACATCTTCGCCAAGGACCGTGACGGCGAGCGGATTGCGATGACGGCGCCGGTGATCCAGCAGCCGGCCCAGGGTAAGGGCGCGGGCGACGGCGGGTGGCGGATCCGTTTCGTGATGCCGTCGCAATACGCGCTGGACGAGTTGCCGCGCCCGGCCGGTGAGGACGTGGCGCTCGACCGCTGGCCGCCGATGCGGCTCGCCGCCATCCGGTTCAGCGGCCGGGCCAAGGACGCGGATTTCGCGGAACACGAGGCACGGCTGCGCGACTGGCTGGCCGGGCAGGGGCTGGAGGCCGAGGGGGCGCCGCTGTTCGCCTATTACGACGACCCGTGGACGCCGGGTTTTCTGCGGCGCAACGAGGTCCTGCTGCGGTTTCGGTGA
- the pheS gene encoding phenylalanine--tRNA ligase subunit alpha: MANVDALEAELLAEVERAGDLDALEQVRISALGKKGRITAEMKTLGGLDPETRKETGQALNRVKDAVASALDARKASLSSAAMDSRLAAERIDVSLPVRPEMKGRIHPITQTIDELTAIFAEMGFVVAEGPDIESDYYNFEALNFPPDHPARQDHDTFYLTPDANGERKVLRTHTSPVQIRTMEKQTPPIRIIVPGRTFRSDHDATHSPMFHQVEGLVIDKISHMGHLKGCLTDFCRAFFGIDDLPLRFRPSYFPFTEPSAEVDIGCSRSGGELKIGNHGDWLEILGSGMVHPNVLRYAGIDPTEYQGFAFGMGIERIAMLKYGIPDLRPFYDSDLRWMRHYGFVPLAQPTIAGGL, encoded by the coding sequence ATGGCAAATGTCGACGCATTAGAGGCCGAACTGCTGGCCGAGGTGGAGCGCGCGGGGGATCTCGACGCGCTGGAACAGGTGCGGATCTCCGCCCTGGGCAAGAAGGGGCGCATCACCGCCGAGATGAAGACCCTCGGCGGCCTGGACCCGGAAACCCGCAAGGAGACCGGCCAGGCGCTGAACCGGGTCAAGGACGCGGTGGCGAGCGCGCTCGACGCCCGCAAGGCGAGCCTGTCCTCCGCCGCGATGGATTCCCGCCTCGCCGCCGAGCGGATCGACGTGTCCCTGCCGGTGCGCCCGGAGATGAAGGGCCGCATCCACCCGATCACCCAGACCATCGACGAGCTGACCGCGATCTTCGCCGAGATGGGCTTCGTGGTTGCCGAAGGGCCGGATATCGAGAGCGACTACTATAACTTCGAGGCGCTCAACTTCCCGCCGGACCACCCGGCCCGCCAGGACCACGACACGTTCTACCTGACGCCGGACGCCAACGGCGAGCGCAAGGTCCTGCGCACCCACACCAGCCCGGTGCAGATCCGCACCATGGAGAAGCAGACCCCGCCGATCCGGATCATCGTGCCGGGCCGCACCTTCCGTTCCGACCACGACGCCACCCACTCGCCGATGTTCCATCAGGTCGAAGGGCTGGTGATCGACAAGATCAGCCATATGGGCCACCTGAAGGGCTGCCTGACCGATTTCTGCCGGGCCTTCTTCGGCATCGACGACCTGCCGCTGCGCTTCCGCCCCAGCTATTTCCCGTTCACCGAGCCCTCGGCCGAGGTCGATATCGGCTGCTCGCGGTCGGGCGGCGAGCTGAAGATCGGCAACCACGGCGACTGGCTGGAGATCCTCGGCTCCGGCATGGTGCACCCGAACGTGCTGCGCTATGCCGGGATCGACCCGACCGAGTACCAGGGTTTCGCTTTCGGCATGGGGATCGAGCGGATCGCCATGCTGAAATACGGCATTCCCGACCTGCGCCCATTCTATGACAGCGACCTGCGCTGGATGCGCCATTACGGCTTCGTGCCGCTGGCCCAGCCGACCATCGCCGGAGGCCTCTGA